The following proteins are co-located in the Acanthochromis polyacanthus isolate Apoly-LR-REF ecotype Palm Island chromosome 7, KAUST_Apoly_ChrSc, whole genome shotgun sequence genome:
- the LOC110966756 gene encoding PR domain zinc finger protein 12-like — protein sequence MGSVLPGSSLGLKASKPLSLSDVITSDILHSFLYGRWRHVLGEQQQQQHAHLQHHLQHEDRTAPSASPKTAFTAEVLAQSFSGEVQKLSSLVLPSEVIIAQSSVPGEGLGIFSKTWIKAGTEMGPFTGRLISPEHIDLYKNNNLMWEVFNEDGSVRYFIDASQEDQRSWMTYIKCARNEQEQNLEVVQIGSSIFYKAVETIPPDQELLVWYGNSHNTFLGIPGIPGGDEEQSKKTKTDDFHTCEGSSSSSTSSSSSSSSSSSLGRMRCVICHRGFNSRSNLRSHMRIHTLDKPFVCRFCNRRFSQSSTLRNHVRLHTGERPYKCHVCQSAYSQLAGLRAHQKSARHRPTAEAVAAGGGVVVVGGGVHSPPPSHPPQLTTVPHPASLVHHIPTMVL from the exons ATGGGCTCGGTTCTGCCCGGTTCCTCTCTGGGCCTGAAGGCCTCCAAGCCGCTCAGCCTGTCTGACGTCATCACCTCCGACATCCTGCACAGCTTCCTGTACGGCAGGTGGAGGCACGTGCtgggagagcagcagcagcagcagcacgcgCACCTGCAGCATCACCTGCAGCACGAGGACCGGACGGCGCCCAGCGCGAGCCCCAAGACCGCGTTCACCGCCGAGGTGCTCGCGCAGTCCTTCTCCGGAG aggTGCAGAAGTTGTCCAGCCTGGTTCTTCCCAGTGAGGTGATCATCGCTCAGAGCTCCGTTCCAG GTGAAGGTTTGGGGATTTTCTCCAAGACGTGGATCAAAGCAGGAACAGAAATGGGTCCGTTTACCGGCCGGCTGATTTCTCCAGAACACATCGACCTGTACAAGAACAACAACCTGATGTGGGAG GTGTTCAACGAGGACGGCTCCGTCAGGTACTTCATCGATGCCAGCCAGGAGGACCAGAGGAGCTGGATGACCTACATCAAATGTGCCAGAAACGAGCAGGAGCAGAACCTGGAGGTGGTCCAGATCGGCAGCAGCATCTTCTACAAGGCCGTGGAG ACCATCCCTCCGGACCAGGAGCTGCTCGTCTGGTACGGAAACTCCCACAACACATTCCTGGGAATTCCTGGAATTCCAGGAGGAGACGAGGAGCAGAGCAAGAAGACCAAGACCG ATGACTTCCACACCTGTGaaggctcctcctcctcctccacctcctcctcctcctcctcctcctcctcctccagcctcgGCCGGATGCGATGCGTCATCTGCCACCGCGGTTTCAACTCTCGCAGCAACCTGCGCTCACACATGCGCATCCACACGCTGGACAAGCCGTTCGTGTGCCGCTTCTGCAACCGTCGCTTCAGCCAGTCGTCCACGCTGAGGAACCACGTCCGGCTGCACACCGGAGAGCGGCCCTACAAATGCCACGTCTGCCAGTCGGCCTACTCCCAGCTGGCCGGGCTGAGGGCGCACCAGAAGAGCGCCCGGCACCGGCCCACGGCGGAGGCGGTGGCGGCTGGGGGaggtgtggtggtggtggggggcgGCGTCCACTCGCCTCCCCCGTCTCACCCGCCTCAGCTGACCACCGTGCCTCACCCGGCCTCGCTGGTCCACCACATCCCCACCATGGTGCTGTGA